A section of the Drosophila sechellia strain sech25 chromosome 3L, ASM438219v1, whole genome shotgun sequence genome encodes:
- the LOC6604914 gene encoding uncharacterized protein LOC6604914 isoform X9 has translation MEYVQFKNGSPVYYKEQPDLNECIQYQPYRTTPLVLPGAKVKKDAPTTESYLRHYPNPAVRAHPGHDYHDSIMKQRVADTMLHKVVGSEADTGRVFHKQFNSPIGLYSNNNIEDTIRSTVPYKKTVQYDPRNSETYRAIQEEGGYSNYGQSSPQEVTIPVQTKVYQPNRLVPGKKPVSAPVSRPPYNVVNTHDENIRQSGSFNRLMYSVIGATEY, from the exons ATGGAGTACGTTCAGTTCAAAAACGGATCCCCAGTCTACTACAAGGAGCAGCCAGACCTCAATGAGTGCATTCAATACCAA CCCTACCGTACAACTCCGCTGGTCCTGCCCGGCGCCAAAGTGAAGAAGGATGCGCCCACGACAGAGTCCTACTTGAGGCACTACCCCAACCCGGCTGTGCGCGCCCACCCAGGACACGACTACCATGACAGTATCATGAAGCAGCGCGTGGCCGACACCATGCTGCACAAGGTGGTCGGTTCGGAAGCCGACACTGGCCGC GTCTTCCACAAGCAATTCAACTCGCCCATCGGCCTGTactccaacaacaacatcgaGGACACCATCAGATCCACAGTTCC CTATAAGAAAACTGTCCAGTACGATCCCAGGAACAGCGAAACCTACAGAGCCATTCAAGAAGAGGGCGGCTACAGCAACTATGGCCAATCCTCGCCACAGGAAGTGACCATTCCTGTGCAGACTAAGGTCTATCAGCCCAATAGATTGGTTCCAGGAAAG AAACCAGTATCAGCGCCAGTATCCCGGCCGCCGTACAAT GTGGTAAACACCCATGATGAGAACATACGCCAGAGCGGCTCCTTCAATCGTCTCATGTACAGCGTGATTGGTGCCACCGAGTACTAG
- the LOC6604914 gene encoding uncharacterized protein LOC6604914 isoform X5 produces MTTSRSSASASFSRPAFWKVPGYELPTSYRPQATPKPPLVPLPSPCRRRSSSGLKKRVHFADEQNVWVQVGSPAHGELLRGDIISKIGEYDARDLSHADAQQLFRGAGNEIRLVVHRDNKIAYTQGATQEAAPGSRSNSTLPPVTPDLLPHRGPSPFLPGPSHFERALQLPVDTLPQTVFPQLNSSGGYEVPSTVFSPKPTRDHQQDVDEEQAAIVNQPYRTTPLVLPGAKVKKDAPTTESYLRHYPNPAVRAHPGHDYHDSIMKQRVADTMLHKVVGSEADTGRVFHKQFNSPIGLYSNNNIEDTIRSTVPNQYQRQYPGRRTMW; encoded by the exons ATGACGACCAGCAGATCATCGGCGTCCGCGTCATTCAGTCGACCGGCTTTCTGGAAGGTGCCCGGTTACGAATTGCCCACGTCCTACCGCCCGCAGGCGACCCCAAAACCGCCGCTCGTACCGCTGCCATCGCCCTGCAggcggcgcagcagcagcggacTGAAGAAGCGCGTCCATTTTGCCGATGAGCAAAACGTGTGG GTGCAAGTGGGCAGCCCAGCGCACGGCGAACTTCTAAGAGGCGATATCATCTCGAAGATCGGCGAGTACGACGCACGCGACCTGAGTCATGCGGATGCACAGCAGCTGTTCCGCGGCGCTGGCAACGAGATCCGCCTGGTGGTGCACAG GGATAACAAAATCGCATACACGCAGGGGGCAACTCAGGAGGCAGCTCCTGGATCGCGAAGCAACTCCACTTTGCCGCCGGTCACTCCGGACCTGTTGCCCCACCGCGGTCCGTCGCCTTTTTTGCCCGGACCCAGCCACTTTGAGAGGGCCCTCCAGTTGCCGGTGGACACCTTGCCGCAGACCGTGTTTCCCCAGCTGAACTCATCCGGTGGCTATGAGGTGCCATCGACTGTGTTCTCGCCCAAACCGACCAGGGACCATCAACAGGACGTCGATGAGGAGCAGGCCGCCATTGTGAATCAG CCCTACCGTACAACTCCGCTGGTCCTGCCCGGCGCCAAAGTGAAGAAGGATGCGCCCACGACAGAGTCCTACTTGAGGCACTACCCCAACCCGGCTGTGCGCGCCCACCCAGGACACGACTACCATGACAGTATCATGAAGCAGCGCGTGGCCGACACCATGCTGCACAAGGTGGTCGGTTCGGAAGCCGACACTGGCCGC GTCTTCCACAAGCAATTCAACTCGCCCATCGGCCTGTactccaacaacaacatcgaGGACACCATCAGATCCACAGTTCC AAACCAGTATCAGCGCCAGTATCCCGGCCGCCGTACAAT GTGGTAA
- the LOC6604914 gene encoding uncharacterized protein LOC6604914 isoform X1 encodes MTTSRSSASASFSRPAFWKVPGYELPTSYRPQATPKPPLVPLPSPCRRRSSSGLKKRVHFADEQNVWVQVGSPAHGELLRGDIISKIGEYDARDLSHADAQQLFRGAGNEIRLVVHRDNKIAYTQGATQEAAPGSRSNSTLPPVTPDLLPHRGPSPFLPGPSHFERALQLPVDTLPQTVFPQLNSSGGYEVPSTVFSPKPTRDHQQDVDEEQAAIVNQPYRTTPLVLPGAKVKKDAPTTESYLRHYPNPAVRAHPGHDYHDSIMKQRVADTMLHKVVGSEADTGRVFHKQFNSPIGLYSNNNIEDTIRSTVPFATSESNRLKDSPLHRPLPTKLNGYKKTVQYDPRNSETYRAIQEEGGYSNYGQSSPQEVTIPVQTKVYQPNRLVPGKKPVSAPVSRPPYNVVNTHDENIRQSGSFNRLMYSVIGATEY; translated from the exons ATGACGACCAGCAGATCATCGGCGTCCGCGTCATTCAGTCGACCGGCTTTCTGGAAGGTGCCCGGTTACGAATTGCCCACGTCCTACCGCCCGCAGGCGACCCCAAAACCGCCGCTCGTACCGCTGCCATCGCCCTGCAggcggcgcagcagcagcggacTGAAGAAGCGCGTCCATTTTGCCGATGAGCAAAACGTGTGG GTGCAAGTGGGCAGCCCAGCGCACGGCGAACTTCTAAGAGGCGATATCATCTCGAAGATCGGCGAGTACGACGCACGCGACCTGAGTCATGCGGATGCACAGCAGCTGTTCCGCGGCGCTGGCAACGAGATCCGCCTGGTGGTGCACAG GGATAACAAAATCGCATACACGCAGGGGGCAACTCAGGAGGCAGCTCCTGGATCGCGAAGCAACTCCACTTTGCCGCCGGTCACTCCGGACCTGTTGCCCCACCGCGGTCCGTCGCCTTTTTTGCCCGGACCCAGCCACTTTGAGAGGGCCCTCCAGTTGCCGGTGGACACCTTGCCGCAGACCGTGTTTCCCCAGCTGAACTCATCCGGTGGCTATGAGGTGCCATCGACTGTGTTCTCGCCCAAACCGACCAGGGACCATCAACAGGACGTCGATGAGGAGCAGGCCGCCATTGTGAATCAG CCCTACCGTACAACTCCGCTGGTCCTGCCCGGCGCCAAAGTGAAGAAGGATGCGCCCACGACAGAGTCCTACTTGAGGCACTACCCCAACCCGGCTGTGCGCGCCCACCCAGGACACGACTACCATGACAGTATCATGAAGCAGCGCGTGGCCGACACCATGCTGCACAAGGTGGTCGGTTCGGAAGCCGACACTGGCCGC GTCTTCCACAAGCAATTCAACTCGCCCATCGGCCTGTactccaacaacaacatcgaGGACACCATCAGATCCACAGTTCC CTTCGCCACAAGCGAAAGCAATCGCTTGAAGGACAGTCCTTTGCATCGTCCTTTGCCAACAAAACTTAACGG CTATAAGAAAACTGTCCAGTACGATCCCAGGAACAGCGAAACCTACAGAGCCATTCAAGAAGAGGGCGGCTACAGCAACTATGGCCAATCCTCGCCACAGGAAGTGACCATTCCTGTGCAGACTAAGGTCTATCAGCCCAATAGATTGGTTCCAGGAAAG AAACCAGTATCAGCGCCAGTATCCCGGCCGCCGTACAAT GTGGTAAACACCCATGATGAGAACATACGCCAGAGCGGCTCCTTCAATCGTCTCATGTACAGCGTGATTGGTGCCACCGAGTACTAG
- the LOC6604914 gene encoding uncharacterized protein LOC6604914 isoform X2, translating to MTTSRSSASASFSRPAFWKVPGYELPTSYRPQATPKPPLVPLPSPCRRRSSSGLKKRVHFADEQNVWVQVGSPAHGELLRGDIISKIGEYDARDLSHADAQQLFRGAGNEIRLVVHRDNKIAYTQGATQEAAPGSRSNSTLPPVTPDLLPHRGPSPFLPGPSHFERALQLPVDTLPQTVFPQLNSSGGYEVPSTVFSPKPTRDHQQDVDEEQAAIVNQPYRTTPLVLPGAKVKKDAPTTESYLRHYPNPAVRAHPGHDYHDSIMKQRVADTMLHKVVGSEADTGRVFHKQFNSPIGLYSNNNIEDTIRSTVPYKKTVQYDPRNSETYRAIQEEGGYSNYGQSSPQEVTIPVQTKVYQPNRLVPGKKPVSAPVSRPPYNVVNTHDENIRQSGSFNRLMYSVIGATEY from the exons ATGACGACCAGCAGATCATCGGCGTCCGCGTCATTCAGTCGACCGGCTTTCTGGAAGGTGCCCGGTTACGAATTGCCCACGTCCTACCGCCCGCAGGCGACCCCAAAACCGCCGCTCGTACCGCTGCCATCGCCCTGCAggcggcgcagcagcagcggacTGAAGAAGCGCGTCCATTTTGCCGATGAGCAAAACGTGTGG GTGCAAGTGGGCAGCCCAGCGCACGGCGAACTTCTAAGAGGCGATATCATCTCGAAGATCGGCGAGTACGACGCACGCGACCTGAGTCATGCGGATGCACAGCAGCTGTTCCGCGGCGCTGGCAACGAGATCCGCCTGGTGGTGCACAG GGATAACAAAATCGCATACACGCAGGGGGCAACTCAGGAGGCAGCTCCTGGATCGCGAAGCAACTCCACTTTGCCGCCGGTCACTCCGGACCTGTTGCCCCACCGCGGTCCGTCGCCTTTTTTGCCCGGACCCAGCCACTTTGAGAGGGCCCTCCAGTTGCCGGTGGACACCTTGCCGCAGACCGTGTTTCCCCAGCTGAACTCATCCGGTGGCTATGAGGTGCCATCGACTGTGTTCTCGCCCAAACCGACCAGGGACCATCAACAGGACGTCGATGAGGAGCAGGCCGCCATTGTGAATCAG CCCTACCGTACAACTCCGCTGGTCCTGCCCGGCGCCAAAGTGAAGAAGGATGCGCCCACGACAGAGTCCTACTTGAGGCACTACCCCAACCCGGCTGTGCGCGCCCACCCAGGACACGACTACCATGACAGTATCATGAAGCAGCGCGTGGCCGACACCATGCTGCACAAGGTGGTCGGTTCGGAAGCCGACACTGGCCGC GTCTTCCACAAGCAATTCAACTCGCCCATCGGCCTGTactccaacaacaacatcgaGGACACCATCAGATCCACAGTTCC CTATAAGAAAACTGTCCAGTACGATCCCAGGAACAGCGAAACCTACAGAGCCATTCAAGAAGAGGGCGGCTACAGCAACTATGGCCAATCCTCGCCACAGGAAGTGACCATTCCTGTGCAGACTAAGGTCTATCAGCCCAATAGATTGGTTCCAGGAAAG AAACCAGTATCAGCGCCAGTATCCCGGCCGCCGTACAAT GTGGTAAACACCCATGATGAGAACATACGCCAGAGCGGCTCCTTCAATCGTCTCATGTACAGCGTGATTGGTGCCACCGAGTACTAG
- the LOC6604914 gene encoding uncharacterized protein LOC6604914 isoform X3, translating into MSAKLHEFAVVLLRDGQATPWGIRLVGGNDLDTPLIITRVQVGSPAHGELLRGDIISKIGEYDARDLSHADAQQLFRGAGNEIRLVVHRDNKIAYTQGATQEAAPGSRSNSTLPPVTPDLLPHRGPSPFLPGPSHFERALQLPVDTLPQTVFPQLNSSGGYEVPSTVFSPKPTRDHQQDVDEEQAAIVNQPYRTTPLVLPGAKVKKDAPTTESYLRHYPNPAVRAHPGHDYHDSIMKQRVADTMLHKVVGSEADTGRVFHKQFNSPIGLYSNNNIEDTIRSTVPFATSESNRLKDSPLHRPLPTKLNGYKKTVQYDPRNSETYRAIQEEGGYSNYGQSSPQEVTIPVQTKVYQPNRLVPGKKPVSAPVSRPPYNVVNTHDENIRQSGSFNRLMYSVIGATEY; encoded by the exons ATGAGCGCCAAGCTGCACGAGTTCGCGGTGGTGCTACTGCGCGATGGCCAGGCCACGCCCTGGGGCATCCGTTTGGTGGGCGGCAACGATCTGGACACACCGCTAATCATCACCAGG GTGCAAGTGGGCAGCCCAGCGCACGGCGAACTTCTAAGAGGCGATATCATCTCGAAGATCGGCGAGTACGACGCACGCGACCTGAGTCATGCGGATGCACAGCAGCTGTTCCGCGGCGCTGGCAACGAGATCCGCCTGGTGGTGCACAG GGATAACAAAATCGCATACACGCAGGGGGCAACTCAGGAGGCAGCTCCTGGATCGCGAAGCAACTCCACTTTGCCGCCGGTCACTCCGGACCTGTTGCCCCACCGCGGTCCGTCGCCTTTTTTGCCCGGACCCAGCCACTTTGAGAGGGCCCTCCAGTTGCCGGTGGACACCTTGCCGCAGACCGTGTTTCCCCAGCTGAACTCATCCGGTGGCTATGAGGTGCCATCGACTGTGTTCTCGCCCAAACCGACCAGGGACCATCAACAGGACGTCGATGAGGAGCAGGCCGCCATTGTGAATCAG CCCTACCGTACAACTCCGCTGGTCCTGCCCGGCGCCAAAGTGAAGAAGGATGCGCCCACGACAGAGTCCTACTTGAGGCACTACCCCAACCCGGCTGTGCGCGCCCACCCAGGACACGACTACCATGACAGTATCATGAAGCAGCGCGTGGCCGACACCATGCTGCACAAGGTGGTCGGTTCGGAAGCCGACACTGGCCGC GTCTTCCACAAGCAATTCAACTCGCCCATCGGCCTGTactccaacaacaacatcgaGGACACCATCAGATCCACAGTTCC CTTCGCCACAAGCGAAAGCAATCGCTTGAAGGACAGTCCTTTGCATCGTCCTTTGCCAACAAAACTTAACGG CTATAAGAAAACTGTCCAGTACGATCCCAGGAACAGCGAAACCTACAGAGCCATTCAAGAAGAGGGCGGCTACAGCAACTATGGCCAATCCTCGCCACAGGAAGTGACCATTCCTGTGCAGACTAAGGTCTATCAGCCCAATAGATTGGTTCCAGGAAAG AAACCAGTATCAGCGCCAGTATCCCGGCCGCCGTACAAT GTGGTAAACACCCATGATGAGAACATACGCCAGAGCGGCTCCTTCAATCGTCTCATGTACAGCGTGATTGGTGCCACCGAGTACTAG
- the LOC6604914 gene encoding PDZ and LIM domain protein 4 isoform X7, translated as MSAKLHEFAVVLLRDGQATPWGIRLVGGNDLDTPLIITRVQVGSPAHGELLRGDIISKIGEYDARDLSHADAQQLFRGAGNEIRLVVHRDNKIAYTQGATQEAAPGSRSNSTLPPVTPDLLPHRGPSPFLPGPSHFERALQLPVDTLPQTVFPQLNSSGGYEVPSTVFSPKPTRDHQQDVDEEQAAIVNQPYRTTPLVLPGAKVKKDAPTTESYLRHYPNPAVRAHPGHDYHDSIMKQRVADTMLHKVVGSEADTGRVFHKQFNSPIGLYSNNNIEDTIRSTVPNQYQRQYPGRRTM; from the exons ATGAGCGCCAAGCTGCACGAGTTCGCGGTGGTGCTACTGCGCGATGGCCAGGCCACGCCCTGGGGCATCCGTTTGGTGGGCGGCAACGATCTGGACACACCGCTAATCATCACCAGG GTGCAAGTGGGCAGCCCAGCGCACGGCGAACTTCTAAGAGGCGATATCATCTCGAAGATCGGCGAGTACGACGCACGCGACCTGAGTCATGCGGATGCACAGCAGCTGTTCCGCGGCGCTGGCAACGAGATCCGCCTGGTGGTGCACAG GGATAACAAAATCGCATACACGCAGGGGGCAACTCAGGAGGCAGCTCCTGGATCGCGAAGCAACTCCACTTTGCCGCCGGTCACTCCGGACCTGTTGCCCCACCGCGGTCCGTCGCCTTTTTTGCCCGGACCCAGCCACTTTGAGAGGGCCCTCCAGTTGCCGGTGGACACCTTGCCGCAGACCGTGTTTCCCCAGCTGAACTCATCCGGTGGCTATGAGGTGCCATCGACTGTGTTCTCGCCCAAACCGACCAGGGACCATCAACAGGACGTCGATGAGGAGCAGGCCGCCATTGTGAATCAG CCCTACCGTACAACTCCGCTGGTCCTGCCCGGCGCCAAAGTGAAGAAGGATGCGCCCACGACAGAGTCCTACTTGAGGCACTACCCCAACCCGGCTGTGCGCGCCCACCCAGGACACGACTACCATGACAGTATCATGAAGCAGCGCGTGGCCGACACCATGCTGCACAAGGTGGTCGGTTCGGAAGCCGACACTGGCCGC GTCTTCCACAAGCAATTCAACTCGCCCATCGGCCTGTactccaacaacaacatcgaGGACACCATCAGATCCACAGTTCC AAACCAGTATCAGCGCCAGTATCCCGGCCGCCGTACAATGTGA
- the LOC6604914 gene encoding uncharacterized protein LOC6604914 isoform X10, giving the protein MEYVQFKNGSPVYYKEQPDLNECIQYQPYRTTPLVLPGAKVKKDAPTTESYLRHYPNPAVRAHPGHDYHDSIMKQRVADTMLHKVVGSEADTGRVFHKQFNSPIGLYSNNNIEDTIRSTVPNQYQRQYPGRRTM; this is encoded by the exons ATGGAGTACGTTCAGTTCAAAAACGGATCCCCAGTCTACTACAAGGAGCAGCCAGACCTCAATGAGTGCATTCAATACCAA CCCTACCGTACAACTCCGCTGGTCCTGCCCGGCGCCAAAGTGAAGAAGGATGCGCCCACGACAGAGTCCTACTTGAGGCACTACCCCAACCCGGCTGTGCGCGCCCACCCAGGACACGACTACCATGACAGTATCATGAAGCAGCGCGTGGCCGACACCATGCTGCACAAGGTGGTCGGTTCGGAAGCCGACACTGGCCGC GTCTTCCACAAGCAATTCAACTCGCCCATCGGCCTGTactccaacaacaacatcgaGGACACCATCAGATCCACAGTTCC AAACCAGTATCAGCGCCAGTATCCCGGCCGCCGTACAATGTGA
- the LOC6604914 gene encoding uncharacterized protein LOC6604914 isoform X8 — MEYVQFKNGSPVYYKEQPDLNECIQYQPYRTTPLVLPGAKVKKDAPTTESYLRHYPNPAVRAHPGHDYHDSIMKQRVADTMLHKVVGSEADTGRVFHKQFNSPIGLYSNNNIEDTIRSTVPFATSESNRLKDSPLHRPLPTKLNGYKKTVQYDPRNSETYRAIQEEGGYSNYGQSSPQEVTIPVQTKVYQPNRLVPGKKPVSAPVSRPPYNVVNTHDENIRQSGSFNRLMYSVIGATEY; from the exons ATGGAGTACGTTCAGTTCAAAAACGGATCCCCAGTCTACTACAAGGAGCAGCCAGACCTCAATGAGTGCATTCAATACCAA CCCTACCGTACAACTCCGCTGGTCCTGCCCGGCGCCAAAGTGAAGAAGGATGCGCCCACGACAGAGTCCTACTTGAGGCACTACCCCAACCCGGCTGTGCGCGCCCACCCAGGACACGACTACCATGACAGTATCATGAAGCAGCGCGTGGCCGACACCATGCTGCACAAGGTGGTCGGTTCGGAAGCCGACACTGGCCGC GTCTTCCACAAGCAATTCAACTCGCCCATCGGCCTGTactccaacaacaacatcgaGGACACCATCAGATCCACAGTTCC CTTCGCCACAAGCGAAAGCAATCGCTTGAAGGACAGTCCTTTGCATCGTCCTTTGCCAACAAAACTTAACGG CTATAAGAAAACTGTCCAGTACGATCCCAGGAACAGCGAAACCTACAGAGCCATTCAAGAAGAGGGCGGCTACAGCAACTATGGCCAATCCTCGCCACAGGAAGTGACCATTCCTGTGCAGACTAAGGTCTATCAGCCCAATAGATTGGTTCCAGGAAAG AAACCAGTATCAGCGCCAGTATCCCGGCCGCCGTACAAT GTGGTAAACACCCATGATGAGAACATACGCCAGAGCGGCTCCTTCAATCGTCTCATGTACAGCGTGATTGGTGCCACCGAGTACTAG
- the LOC6604914 gene encoding uncharacterized protein LOC6604914 isoform X6, with amino-acid sequence MTTSRSSASASFSRPAFWKVPGYELPTSYRPQATPKPPLVPLPSPCRRRSSSGLKKRVHFADEQNVWVQVGSPAHGELLRGDIISKIGEYDARDLSHADAQQLFRGAGNEIRLVVHRDNKIAYTQGATQEAAPGSRSNSTLPPVTPDLLPHRGPSPFLPGPSHFERALQLPVDTLPQTVFPQLNSSGGYEVPSTVFSPKPTRDHQQDVDEEQAAIVNQPYRTTPLVLPGAKVKKDAPTTESYLRHYPNPAVRAHPGHDYHDSIMKQRVADTMLHKVVGSEADTGRVFHKQFNSPIGLYSNNNIEDTIRSTVPNQYQRQYPGRRTM; translated from the exons ATGACGACCAGCAGATCATCGGCGTCCGCGTCATTCAGTCGACCGGCTTTCTGGAAGGTGCCCGGTTACGAATTGCCCACGTCCTACCGCCCGCAGGCGACCCCAAAACCGCCGCTCGTACCGCTGCCATCGCCCTGCAggcggcgcagcagcagcggacTGAAGAAGCGCGTCCATTTTGCCGATGAGCAAAACGTGTGG GTGCAAGTGGGCAGCCCAGCGCACGGCGAACTTCTAAGAGGCGATATCATCTCGAAGATCGGCGAGTACGACGCACGCGACCTGAGTCATGCGGATGCACAGCAGCTGTTCCGCGGCGCTGGCAACGAGATCCGCCTGGTGGTGCACAG GGATAACAAAATCGCATACACGCAGGGGGCAACTCAGGAGGCAGCTCCTGGATCGCGAAGCAACTCCACTTTGCCGCCGGTCACTCCGGACCTGTTGCCCCACCGCGGTCCGTCGCCTTTTTTGCCCGGACCCAGCCACTTTGAGAGGGCCCTCCAGTTGCCGGTGGACACCTTGCCGCAGACCGTGTTTCCCCAGCTGAACTCATCCGGTGGCTATGAGGTGCCATCGACTGTGTTCTCGCCCAAACCGACCAGGGACCATCAACAGGACGTCGATGAGGAGCAGGCCGCCATTGTGAATCAG CCCTACCGTACAACTCCGCTGGTCCTGCCCGGCGCCAAAGTGAAGAAGGATGCGCCCACGACAGAGTCCTACTTGAGGCACTACCCCAACCCGGCTGTGCGCGCCCACCCAGGACACGACTACCATGACAGTATCATGAAGCAGCGCGTGGCCGACACCATGCTGCACAAGGTGGTCGGTTCGGAAGCCGACACTGGCCGC GTCTTCCACAAGCAATTCAACTCGCCCATCGGCCTGTactccaacaacaacatcgaGGACACCATCAGATCCACAGTTCC AAACCAGTATCAGCGCCAGTATCCCGGCCGCCGTACAATGTGA
- the LOC6604914 gene encoding PDZ and LIM domain protein 2 isoform X4, producing MSAKLHEFAVVLLRDGQATPWGIRLVGGNDLDTPLIITRVQVGSPAHGELLRGDIISKIGEYDARDLSHADAQQLFRGAGNEIRLVVHRDNKIAYTQGATQEAAPGSRSNSTLPPVTPDLLPHRGPSPFLPGPSHFERALQLPVDTLPQTVFPQLNSSGGYEVPSTVFSPKPTRDHQQDVDEEQAAIVNQPYRTTPLVLPGAKVKKDAPTTESYLRHYPNPAVRAHPGHDYHDSIMKQRVADTMLHKVVGSEADTGRVFHKQFNSPIGLYSNNNIEDTIRSTVPYKKTVQYDPRNSETYRAIQEEGGYSNYGQSSPQEVTIPVQTKVYQPNRLVPGKKPVSAPVSRPPYNVVNTHDENIRQSGSFNRLMYSVIGATEY from the exons ATGAGCGCCAAGCTGCACGAGTTCGCGGTGGTGCTACTGCGCGATGGCCAGGCCACGCCCTGGGGCATCCGTTTGGTGGGCGGCAACGATCTGGACACACCGCTAATCATCACCAGG GTGCAAGTGGGCAGCCCAGCGCACGGCGAACTTCTAAGAGGCGATATCATCTCGAAGATCGGCGAGTACGACGCACGCGACCTGAGTCATGCGGATGCACAGCAGCTGTTCCGCGGCGCTGGCAACGAGATCCGCCTGGTGGTGCACAG GGATAACAAAATCGCATACACGCAGGGGGCAACTCAGGAGGCAGCTCCTGGATCGCGAAGCAACTCCACTTTGCCGCCGGTCACTCCGGACCTGTTGCCCCACCGCGGTCCGTCGCCTTTTTTGCCCGGACCCAGCCACTTTGAGAGGGCCCTCCAGTTGCCGGTGGACACCTTGCCGCAGACCGTGTTTCCCCAGCTGAACTCATCCGGTGGCTATGAGGTGCCATCGACTGTGTTCTCGCCCAAACCGACCAGGGACCATCAACAGGACGTCGATGAGGAGCAGGCCGCCATTGTGAATCAG CCCTACCGTACAACTCCGCTGGTCCTGCCCGGCGCCAAAGTGAAGAAGGATGCGCCCACGACAGAGTCCTACTTGAGGCACTACCCCAACCCGGCTGTGCGCGCCCACCCAGGACACGACTACCATGACAGTATCATGAAGCAGCGCGTGGCCGACACCATGCTGCACAAGGTGGTCGGTTCGGAAGCCGACACTGGCCGC GTCTTCCACAAGCAATTCAACTCGCCCATCGGCCTGTactccaacaacaacatcgaGGACACCATCAGATCCACAGTTCC CTATAAGAAAACTGTCCAGTACGATCCCAGGAACAGCGAAACCTACAGAGCCATTCAAGAAGAGGGCGGCTACAGCAACTATGGCCAATCCTCGCCACAGGAAGTGACCATTCCTGTGCAGACTAAGGTCTATCAGCCCAATAGATTGGTTCCAGGAAAG AAACCAGTATCAGCGCCAGTATCCCGGCCGCCGTACAAT GTGGTAAACACCCATGATGAGAACATACGCCAGAGCGGCTCCTTCAATCGTCTCATGTACAGCGTGATTGGTGCCACCGAGTACTAG